Proteins from a single region of Azospira inquinata:
- a CDS encoding GFA family protein has translation MKYKGSCHCGQVAFEVEGELTQVIKCNCSICSKKGALQWGVSPANFHLVTSVENIATYTFGGQTIKHRFCPTCGIHTFAEGVLSGRSMVMVNARCLEDVELSSLPVKHFDGRSL, from the coding sequence GTGAAATACAAAGGTAGCTGTCACTGCGGTCAAGTAGCCTTCGAGGTCGAGGGCGAACTTACGCAGGTTATAAAGTGCAACTGTTCAATCTGTTCAAAGAAGGGCGCACTTCAGTGGGGTGTTTCACCCGCAAATTTTCACCTGGTCACATCTGTGGAAAACATCGCCACCTACACATTCGGCGGGCAAACCATTAAGCATCGCTTCTGCCCAACGTGCGGGATTCATACGTTCGCCGAAGGTGTTCTCTCGGGCAGGTCAATGGTTATGGTCAACGCCCGTTGTCTTGAAGATGTCGAGTTGTCGTCGCTTCCCGTTAAGCATTTTGATGGTCGCTCGCTTTAG
- a CDS encoding sigma-54-dependent Fis family transcriptional regulator, translated as MSDNPAPTERPDPPDPARLPGGLCKRELSECRVGLLPLLSDLTHLVSGQGDLSEIMASVLGMMKRHMNIVRGMINLFEPDSGLISIHDSFGLSEEEAARGVYRLGEGVTGRVVERGEPIIVAKVREEPLFLNRTGLNRQARDQDHSFLCVPILRGRKVLGTISAERRYDNARLLNLDVKILTILAASAAQAIELYLLKHVRQVALENENRRLRQELKARFKPSNIIGNSAPMREVYRLIEKLTRSKTTVLILGESGVGKELVASAIHYNSANSQGPFVKFNCAALPESVIESELFGHEKGAFTGAVGQRRGRFEAADGGSIFLDEIGELSLPMQAKLLRVLQERSFERVGGNTPVQVDIRILAATNRDLEAMVEEGKFREDLFYRLNVFPLSIPPLRERGTDIIALAEHFAVQIAEEMSLEPLRIATPALNLLMSYRWPGNVRELENVIERAILLTEDSVIQEDHLPKALQLVELGEGNGAGPLENRVAAMEMGMIVDSLKSTHGNISKTADQLGLTRRMLRLRMAKYGLEYKVFRRGGEGTDG; from the coding sequence ATGTCAGATAATCCGGCCCCCACGGAACGCCCCGATCCTCCGGATCCGGCCCGGCTCCCCGGCGGTCTTTGCAAGCGGGAACTGAGCGAGTGCCGGGTGGGGCTTTTGCCCCTGCTGTCCGACCTGACCCATCTGGTATCCGGCCAGGGCGACCTGTCGGAAATCATGGCCTCCGTGCTGGGCATGATGAAACGGCACATGAACATCGTCCGGGGCATGATTAACCTCTTCGAGCCGGACAGCGGCCTCATTTCCATCCACGACAGCTTTGGCCTGAGCGAGGAAGAGGCGGCCCGGGGCGTTTATCGCCTGGGGGAAGGGGTGACTGGGCGGGTGGTGGAGAGGGGCGAGCCCATCATCGTTGCCAAGGTGCGGGAGGAGCCCCTGTTTCTCAACCGCACCGGCCTGAATCGGCAGGCCCGGGACCAGGACCATTCCTTTCTTTGTGTGCCCATTCTGCGGGGGCGCAAGGTGCTGGGCACCATTAGTGCGGAACGCCGCTACGACAATGCCCGCCTGCTCAACCTGGACGTGAAGATTCTCACCATTCTGGCGGCTTCGGCGGCCCAGGCCATTGAACTCTATCTGCTCAAACACGTGCGCCAGGTGGCCCTGGAAAATGAAAACCGGCGCCTGCGCCAGGAATTAAAGGCCCGCTTCAAACCTTCCAACATCATCGGCAACTCCGCCCCCATGCGGGAGGTGTATCGGCTCATTGAAAAGCTCACCCGCTCCAAAACCACCGTGCTGATTCTGGGGGAAAGCGGGGTGGGCAAGGAACTGGTGGCCAGCGCTATCCATTACAACAGTGCCAATAGCCAGGGGCCCTTCGTTAAATTCAACTGCGCCGCCCTGCCGGAAAGTGTCATTGAAAGCGAGCTGTTCGGCCATGAAAAAGGGGCCTTCACCGGGGCCGTGGGCCAGCGGCGGGGCCGTTTTGAAGCGGCGGACGGAGGCAGTATTTTCCTCGATGAAATCGGGGAGCTGTCCTTACCCATGCAGGCCAAGCTGCTCCGGGTATTGCAGGAACGCAGCTTTGAGCGGGTGGGGGGCAATACTCCGGTACAGGTGGATATCCGCATCCTGGCCGCCACCAATCGTGATCTGGAAGCCATGGTGGAAGAGGGCAAGTTCCGGGAAGACCTGTTTTACCGCCTCAACGTCTTTCCCCTCTCCATTCCCCCCCTGCGGGAGCGGGGTACGGACATCATTGCCCTGGCCGAGCATTTCGCCGTCCAGATTGCCGAGGAAATGAGCCTGGAGCCCCTGCGCATCGCCACGCCCGCCCTGAATCTGCTGATGAGCTATCGCTGGCCCGGCAATGTGCGGGAACTGGAAAATGTCATCGAGCGGGCCATTCTCCTGACGGAAGACAGCGTGATCCAGGAAGACCATCTGCCCAAAGCCTTGCAGCTGGTGGAACTGGGGGAAGGGAATGGGGCCGGCCCCCTGGAAAACCGGGTCGCCGCCATGGAAATGGGCATGATCGTGGACAGCCTGAAAAGCACCCACGGCAACATCAGCAAAACCGCAGACCAACTAGGCCTCACCCGGCGCATGCTGCGCCTGCGCATGGCCAAGTACGGCTTGGAATACAAGGTGTTTCGTCGGGGTGGGGAGGGGACGGACGGCTAA
- the nifH gene encoding nitrogenase iron protein: MTRKIAIYGKGGIGKSTTTQNTAAALAHFHDKKIFIHGCDPKADSTRLILGGKPQETLMDLLRDQGAEKITNDMVVKVGYENIQCVESGGPEPGVGCAGRGVITAIDLMEANGAYTEDLDFIFFDVLGDVVCGGFAMPIRDGKAQEVYIVASGEMMAIYAANNICKGLVKYAKQSGVRLGGIICNSRKVDGEREFLEEFTAAIGTKMIHFVPRDNVVQKAEFNKKTVTEFNSAENQAQEYCELGRKIIENEDFVIPHPLTMDQLESMVVKYGMAD; this comes from the coding sequence ATGACGCGCAAAATCGCCATTTACGGCAAGGGCGGTATCGGAAAATCCACCACCACCCAGAACACGGCGGCGGCCCTGGCCCATTTCCACGACAAGAAAATTTTCATCCATGGCTGCGACCCCAAGGCCGACTCCACCCGCCTGATCCTGGGGGGCAAACCCCAGGAAACCCTGATGGACCTGTTGCGGGACCAGGGGGCGGAAAAGATCACCAACGACATGGTGGTCAAGGTGGGTTACGAAAATATCCAGTGCGTGGAATCCGGCGGCCCGGAACCCGGGGTGGGCTGCGCTGGCCGGGGGGTAATTACGGCCATTGACCTGATGGAAGCCAACGGGGCCTACACGGAAGACCTGGACTTCATTTTCTTCGACGTGCTGGGGGACGTGGTCTGCGGCGGTTTCGCCATGCCGATCCGGGACGGTAAGGCCCAGGAAGTCTATATCGTGGCCTCCGGGGAAATGATGGCCATCTATGCGGCCAACAACATCTGCAAAGGCCTGGTGAAGTACGCCAAGCAAAGCGGGGTGCGCCTGGGCGGCATTATCTGCAACAGCCGCAAGGTGGATGGGGAACGGGAATTCCTGGAGGAATTCACCGCCGCCATCGGCACCAAGATGATCCACTTCGTGCCCCGGGACAACGTGGTGCAAAAGGCGGAATTCAACAAAAAGACCGTCACCGAGTTCAATTCCGCTGAAAACCAGGCCCAGGAATATTGCGAGCTGGGGCGGAAGATCATCGAAAACGAAGACTTCGTTATTCCCCATCCCCTCACCATGGATCAGCTGGAAAGCATGGTGGTCAAGTACGGCATGGCCGACTAA